A single region of the bacterium genome encodes:
- the rpsF gene encoding 30S ribosomal protein S6: MKQNYELTYLISPEVPEEKAQEISRNIDNLIQERQGLVFESLLPQKMNLAYLIKKQPAAWFQLTNFSLDTFSLQELEKKLKDESQILRYLILVKLPVKAPSRPRRSLKRAKEKEAKPYDQKVELEEIEKKLEEILNKDENELK; this comes from the coding sequence ATGAAGCAGAATTACGAGCTGACTTATCTGATATCTCCTGAGGTTCCCGAAGAAAAAGCCCAGGAAATCTCAAGAAACATCGACAACCTTATCCAGGAAAGGCAAGGTTTGGTTTTTGAAAGCCTGTTGCCCCAGAAAATGAACCTGGCTTATTTAATCAAAAAACAGCCCGCCGCCTGGTTCCAGCTGACTAATTTTTCTCTGGACACCTTCAGCCTTCAAGAGCTCGAAAAAAAGTTAAAAGACGAAAGCCAGATCCTCCGCTATCTGATCCTGGTAAAACTGCCAGTTAAAGCCCCGTCCCGTCCCAGAAGATCTCTTAAAAGAGCAAAAGAAAAAGAAGCCAAGCCTTATGACCAAAAGGTCGAATTAGAGGAAATTGAGAAAAAGCTAGAGGAAATTTTAAATAAGGACGAAAATGAACTTAAATAA